A section of the Metabacillus endolithicus genome encodes:
- the spoIIAB gene encoding anti-sigma F factor — protein MRNEMNLQFSALSQNESFARVTVASFIAQLDPTMDELTEIKTVVSEAVTNAIIHGYDNDPSGIVYISVTLEDGIVQLTIRDEGIGITDIEEARQPLYTTKPELERSGMGFTIMENFMDEITVESLETRGTTVRLTKHLSKSKALCN, from the coding sequence ATGAGAAATGAAATGAACCTTCAATTTTCAGCGCTTAGTCAGAATGAATCATTTGCAAGGGTAACGGTTGCGTCTTTTATAGCTCAACTGGATCCAACAATGGATGAGTTAACTGAGATTAAGACAGTTGTCTCAGAGGCTGTTACTAATGCCATCATTCATGGATACGATAATGATCCAAGTGGGATTGTTTACATTTCTGTTACGTTAGAAGATGGGATTGTTCAATTAACGATCCGTGATGAAGGAATAGGTATTACTGATATTGAAGAGGCAAGACAACCTCTTTATACAACGAAGCCTGAACTTGAAAGATCAGGAATGGGCTTTACCATTATGGAAAACTTTATGGATGAAATTACAGTCGAGTCATTAGAAACAAGAGGAACTACTGTTAGATTGACAAAACACTTATCGAAAAGTAAAGCTTTATGCAATTAA
- a CDS encoding pyrimidine-nucleoside phosphorylase, with protein MRMVDLIEKKRDGKELTKEEIQHIIKGYTTGDIPDYQMSAFTMAIYFQGMTDNERAELTMAMVQSGDTIDLSEIQGIKVDKHSTGGVGDTTTLVLGPLVAAVGVPVAKMSGRGLGHTGGTIDKLESVPGFHVEIENKQFIELVNQNKIAVIGQSGNLTPADKSLYALRDVTATVNSIPLIASSIMSKKIAAGADAIVLDVKTGAGAFMKDLDESKDLAKAMVDIGNLVGRKTMAVISDMSQPLGYAIGNALEVKEAIDTLSGKGPKDLEELCLTLGSYMVYLAEKANSLEEARKMLVEVMENGKALTTLKTFLEAQGGDGSVVDQPEKLPQAAYQFELEAKSDGYVSEIIADSVGTAAMLLGAGRATKESEIDLAVGLVLNKKIGDSVKQGESLVTIHSNEENVEDVRKTLYESITVSNEEVKAPELIYATVE; from the coding sequence ATGAGAATGGTTGACTTGATTGAAAAAAAACGTGATGGAAAAGAATTAACAAAAGAAGAAATTCAACACATTATCAAAGGCTATACAACAGGTGACATCCCTGATTATCAAATGAGTGCTTTTACAATGGCTATTTATTTTCAAGGAATGACAGATAATGAACGTGCTGAACTTACAATGGCAATGGTCCAATCGGGTGACACCATTGATTTAAGTGAAATTCAAGGAATAAAAGTTGATAAACACAGTACCGGTGGTGTTGGTGATACAACAACACTTGTATTGGGTCCATTAGTGGCAGCGGTTGGCGTTCCAGTGGCAAAAATGTCCGGAAGAGGACTAGGTCATACTGGTGGAACAATTGACAAGCTTGAATCTGTTCCTGGCTTTCATGTGGAAATTGAGAACAAACAATTTATTGAATTGGTAAATCAAAACAAAATAGCAGTAATTGGACAAAGTGGAAACCTAACCCCTGCAGACAAAAGCTTATATGCATTACGAGATGTAACGGCAACAGTAAATAGTATTCCACTTATCGCAAGCTCCATCATGAGTAAAAAAATTGCAGCAGGTGCAGATGCAATAGTATTAGATGTAAAAACAGGTGCCGGTGCTTTTATGAAAGATTTAGATGAATCTAAAGACTTAGCAAAAGCTATGGTTGATATCGGGAACCTCGTTGGTCGTAAAACAATGGCAGTTATTTCAGATATGAGTCAACCACTAGGATATGCAATTGGAAATGCACTAGAAGTCAAAGAGGCGATTGATACTTTAAGTGGTAAAGGACCGAAAGATTTAGAAGAACTTTGCTTAACTTTAGGAAGTTATATGGTTTATTTAGCTGAAAAAGCCAACTCTCTTGAAGAAGCCCGAAAGATGTTAGTTGAAGTCATGGAAAACGGTAAAGCTTTAACAACATTAAAAACATTTTTAGAGGCACAAGGTGGAGATGGATCAGTTGTAGATCAACCTGAAAAGTTGCCGCAAGCAGCATATCAATTTGAACTAGAAGCAAAATCTGATGGTTATGTTTCTGAAATAATTGCTGACTCAGTTGGTACAGCTGCAATGCTATTAGGTGCAGGAAGAGCAACAAAAGAATCAGAAATCGATCTTGCTGTTGGTCTTGTGCTAAATAAGAAAATTGGCGATAGTGTAAAACAGGGAGAATCACTAGTTACGATTCATAGTAATGAAGAAAATGTAGAAGATGTAAGAAAGACTCTTTATGAAAGCATCACTGTTAGTAACGAAGAGGTAAAAGCACCAGAATTGATTTATGCTACAGTTGAATAG
- the spoVAC gene encoding stage V sporulation protein AC, whose translation MAKMKEDYKNQIKNYQPKPPYLLNCLKAFLVGGFICLCGQGIQNFYMNVFDFSQKDAGNPTAGTLILISALLTGFGIYDKLGQFAGAGSAVPITGFANSMTSAAIEHRSEGIVLGVATNMFKLAGSVIVFGVVAAYVVGIIRYFYGLSF comes from the coding sequence ATGGCAAAGATGAAAGAAGATTATAAAAATCAAATTAAAAATTATCAACCTAAACCACCATATCTTCTAAATTGCTTAAAAGCATTCCTAGTTGGTGGCTTTATTTGTCTATGTGGACAAGGTATTCAAAATTTCTATATGAATGTATTTGATTTCTCTCAGAAAGATGCTGGAAATCCCACAGCGGGAACACTGATTTTAATTTCCGCTTTGTTAACGGGATTTGGTATTTATGACAAGCTAGGACAATTTGCAGGAGCCGGCTCGGCAGTTCCTATAACGGGTTTTGCTAATTCCATGACAAGTGCAGCCATTGAGCATAGAAGTGAAGGGATTGTTCTAGGGGTAGCAACAAACATGTTTAAACTTGCAGGGAGCGTTATTGTATTCGGTGTTGTAGCAGCTTACGTTGTTGGAATCATTCGCTATTTTTACGGTTTATCTTTCTAA
- a CDS encoding purine-nucleoside phosphorylase — protein MNSKLIKEAANYLTSKYSEQPTIGLILGSGLGVLADEIENPVKIPYNEIPNFPVSTVEGHAGQLVFGSLKGKNVVAMQGRFHFYEGYSLDKVTAPVRVMKELGVQTLIVTNAAGGVNENFQAGDLMLISDHINNMGTNPLIGPNDSDMGPRFPDMSESYDKQLRELARGIANELHIKLQEGVYVGNTGPSYETPAEVRALRILGGDAVGMSTVPEVIVARHTGLKVLGISCISNMAAGILDQPLSHDEVIETTEKVRANFLNLVKSIVEKINF, from the coding sequence ATGAATAGTAAACTAATTAAAGAAGCAGCAAATTACTTAACATCAAAATATAGTGAGCAACCGACAATAGGACTAATCTTGGGATCAGGTTTAGGTGTATTAGCGGACGAAATAGAGAATCCTGTAAAAATACCATACAATGAAATCCCTAATTTTCCTGTTTCAACGGTTGAAGGACATGCTGGTCAACTTGTTTTTGGAAGTTTAAAAGGGAAAAATGTTGTTGCTATGCAAGGGCGTTTTCATTTCTATGAAGGATACAGCCTGGATAAAGTAACAGCTCCTGTAAGAGTTATGAAGGAATTAGGAGTTCAGACATTAATTGTGACAAATGCAGCTGGCGGAGTGAATGAAAACTTCCAAGCCGGAGATCTTATGTTGATTAGCGATCATATTAATAACATGGGGACAAACCCGTTAATTGGACCAAATGATTCTGATATGGGGCCTCGTTTCCCTGACATGTCTGAAAGCTATGATAAACAACTTAGAGAGTTAGCAAGAGGAATTGCTAATGAATTACATATTAAGCTTCAAGAAGGGGTATACGTTGGAAACACTGGCCCATCATATGAAACTCCTGCAGAAGTTCGTGCCCTTCGTATACTTGGTGGAGACGCAGTCGGGATGTCTACAGTTCCAGAAGTAATCGTTGCCAGACATACTGGATTAAAAGTATTAGGGATCTCTTGTATTTCAAATATGGCAGCTGGTATTTTAGATCAGCCATTATCACATGATGAAGTAATAGAAACAACTGAAAAAGTAAGAGCAAACTTTTTAAACCTTGTAAAAAGCATTGTAGAAAAAATAAATTTCTAA
- the deoB gene encoding phosphopentomutase, which translates to MSNYTYKRVFLIVLDSVGIGEAPDAKEFNDVGADTLGHIAEHMGGLKIPNTAKLGLSNIREIKGIPVQHQPLAYYTKMQEASNGKDTMTGHWEIMGLKIEQPFQVFPDGFPDDLIQELEEKTGRKIIGNKPASGTEILDELGEEHMKTGSLIVYTSADSVLQIAAHEEVVPLEELYNICELARQMTMNDKYMVGRIIARPFLGKPGEFARTANRHDYALKPFERTVMNELKDSGYDVISIGKIADIYDGEGITQSLRTKSNMDGMDKLKDTINMNFTGLSFLNLVDFDALFGHRRDPVGYGQALEEYDNRLTEVLEKLTENDLLIITADHGNDPIHHGTDHTREYVPLLIYSPKMKEGKELPVRETFADVGATIADNFNVKMPAHGKSFLSELE; encoded by the coding sequence ATGTCAAATTATACATATAAACGAGTATTTTTAATTGTCTTAGATTCGGTAGGGATTGGAGAAGCACCTGATGCAAAAGAATTTAATGACGTTGGTGCTGATACACTCGGACATATAGCTGAGCATATGGGTGGTCTAAAAATACCTAATACGGCAAAACTGGGATTAAGCAACATTCGAGAAATAAAGGGGATTCCAGTGCAACATCAACCACTAGCTTACTATACAAAAATGCAGGAAGCCTCAAATGGTAAAGATACGATGACTGGACATTGGGAAATTATGGGCCTCAAAATAGAACAACCATTCCAAGTGTTTCCGGATGGATTTCCAGATGATTTGATTCAAGAACTAGAAGAGAAAACAGGGCGTAAGATCATTGGAAACAAACCTGCCTCTGGAACTGAAATCCTAGATGAACTTGGAGAAGAACATATGAAAACGGGTTCATTAATTGTCTACACATCTGCTGACTCTGTATTACAGATTGCTGCACATGAAGAAGTTGTTCCGCTAGAGGAATTGTACAATATATGTGAGCTAGCACGTCAAATGACGATGAATGACAAATATATGGTTGGTCGAATTATCGCGCGTCCATTCCTCGGAAAGCCAGGTGAATTTGCACGAACGGCTAACCGTCATGATTATGCACTGAAACCTTTTGAGCGTACCGTTATGAATGAGCTTAAGGACAGTGGATATGATGTGATTTCTATAGGTAAAATCGCTGATATATATGACGGGGAAGGAATAACGCAATCTCTTCGAACAAAGTCAAATATGGATGGTATGGATAAATTAAAAGATACAATTAATATGAATTTTACAGGATTAAGCTTTTTAAACCTTGTTGATTTTGATGCCCTTTTCGGTCATAGACGCGATCCTGTAGGCTATGGTCAAGCACTTGAAGAATACGATAATAGACTTACAGAAGTACTAGAAAAATTAACAGAAAATGATTTATTGATTATAACTGCAGACCATGGGAATGATCCTATTCACCACGGAACCGATCATACAAGGGAATATGTTCCTTTATTAATATATAGCCCAAAAATGAAAGAAGGAAAAGAGCTTCCAGTAAGAGAAACATTTGCAGATGTAGGAGCAACAATTGCCGATAATTTTAATGTGAAAATGCCAGCTCATGGAAAAAGCTTTCTTTCAGAGTTGGAATAG
- a CDS encoding nuclease-related domain-containing protein: protein MAGYKGEKSLDYYLSFLGEGYYIFNDIRLKGETYYFQIDVLIITPRFMLIIESKNISGTLTFDQKHNQLIREVNGKVEGFQDPISQVKHQEYQLKNWLNSKKLPDFAIETCVVITNSNTIIKIIGEERRNTPSIIKSSNILFEIERLNEIHNHRKKQNKKQMSQLSDFILNLHTPPVLNILNEFNINVNDILSGVFCEGCKTLSMKRAGGKWKCKSCAKTSKTAHTQTINDYYLLYVLTLQTSNLETSPISHQVRPPTNFYHH from the coding sequence ATGGCTGGATACAAAGGAGAAAAATCACTAGATTATTACTTAAGCTTTTTAGGGGAAGGTTACTATATTTTCAATGATATTAGATTAAAAGGTGAAACTTACTATTTCCAAATCGATGTACTAATTATAACTCCCCGTTTCATGCTTATTATTGAATCAAAAAATATTTCAGGTACACTTACTTTTGACCAAAAGCATAATCAACTTATTAGAGAGGTGAATGGTAAAGTAGAAGGGTTTCAGGATCCTATCAGTCAGGTAAAACATCAAGAATATCAGCTGAAGAATTGGTTGAATTCGAAAAAGCTACCTGATTTTGCAATCGAGACATGTGTTGTGATAACGAATTCGAATACGATTATAAAAATAATAGGTGAAGAAAGAAGGAACACACCATCTATTATTAAAAGTTCAAATATATTATTTGAAATTGAAAGGTTAAATGAGATACACAATCATAGAAAAAAGCAAAATAAGAAACAGATGAGTCAGCTATCAGATTTCATCCTGAACCTACATACACCACCAGTTTTAAATATTCTTAACGAATTTAATATCAACGTAAACGATATTTTATCAGGGGTATTTTGTGAAGGGTGCAAAACTTTATCTATGAAAAGAGCAGGTGGGAAATGGAAATGTAAAAGCTGTGCAAAAACTTCTAAAACTGCCCATACTCAAACAATAAACGATTATTATCTTCTTTATGTACTTACATTACAAACAAGCAATTTAGAAACTTCGCCAATCTCTCATCAAGTACGACCTCCTACAAACTTCTATCATCATTAA
- the spoVAE gene encoding stage V sporulation protein AE, whose protein sequence is MEYVWAFVVGGAICVVGQLLLDFVKLTPAHVMSTFVVTGAILDGFGVYDKFIEFAGAGATVPITSFGHSLLHGAMEQAKEHGFIGIGIGIFELTSAGISAAILFAFIMALIFKPKG, encoded by the coding sequence ATGGAGTATGTATGGGCATTTGTTGTAGGTGGTGCCATTTGTGTAGTTGGACAACTTCTATTAGATTTTGTAAAGCTTACTCCAGCTCATGTAATGAGTACATTTGTTGTAACAGGTGCAATTCTAGATGGATTTGGGGTTTATGACAAGTTCATTGAATTTGCCGGGGCAGGTGCAACTGTACCGATTACAAGCTTTGGGCATTCATTGCTTCATGGAGCTATGGAACAAGCAAAAGAACATGGTTTTATTGGAATAGGAATCGGAATTTTTGAGTTAACATCTGCAGGTATATCAGCAGCAATTTTATTCGCATTTATTATGGCACTTATCTTTAAACCGAAAGGATAG
- a CDS encoding stage V sporulation protein AB, with amino-acid sequence MILNNIILIIIGLSGGLVVGSGYVAFLAVLGIIPRLTQLTKTYQYIHVYEGAIILGTVITGWMSLRDTTLFQSELWLIPIGLLCGVFIGMLAAALTEVLNVFPILAKRIGFGEKIVILLMAIVFGKIAGSLFHWIYFVNH; translated from the coding sequence ATGATTCTAAATAATATTATTTTGATCATTATTGGTTTATCTGGCGGTCTTGTTGTAGGTTCGGGGTATGTTGCATTCTTAGCAGTGCTTGGAATCATCCCAAGATTAACACAGTTAACAAAGACATACCAGTACATTCACGTCTATGAAGGGGCAATTATTTTAGGAACTGTTATAACGGGATGGATGAGTTTAAGGGATACTACCCTGTTTCAATCTGAGCTATGGTTGATTCCAATTGGACTTTTATGCGGGGTATTTATTGGAATGTTAGCAGCAGCTTTGACTGAAGTATTAAATGTTTTTCCTATCCTAGCAAAAAGAATTGGTTTTGGGGAAAAGATTGTCATCTTATTAATGGCAATTGTATTTGGCAAAATTGCTGGATCACTGTTTCATTGGATTTATTTTGTGAATCATTAA
- the spoVAD gene encoding stage V sporulation protein AD: MKLTGKQTWQFENPLFVHSSGTAVGPKEAEGPLGKGFDIKHKELHCGEDNWELAERRLMEQAIEQCLKKGNKTTDDVDLFLAGDLLNQNVTSNYVARHLSLPFLCMFGACSTSMETVALGSALVDGGFASNVIAATSSHNATAERQFRYPTEYGGQKPDTATFTVTGSGAVLISKEVSNIKITAATIGKVADLGIKDPFDMGSAMAPAAADTIAQHLKDLNRTPDDYDLFLTGDLSGVGSPIVKELLKEEGYDVHNKHNDCGLMVYRPDQKVFAGGSGCGCSAVVTYSHIFEELKKGNLNRVFVVATGALLSPTMIQQKESIPTIAHGVVFERADKGVSN, encoded by the coding sequence TTGAAACTAACTGGAAAACAAACATGGCAATTTGAAAATCCATTATTTGTTCACTCAAGTGGAACTGCTGTTGGTCCAAAGGAAGCGGAAGGACCTCTAGGAAAAGGTTTCGATATCAAACATAAAGAGCTTCACTGTGGTGAAGATAATTGGGAATTAGCAGAAAGAAGATTAATGGAGCAAGCAATTGAACAATGTCTGAAAAAAGGAAACAAAACGACAGATGATGTTGATTTGTTTTTAGCTGGAGATTTACTCAATCAAAATGTAACTTCAAATTATGTTGCAAGACATTTGAGCCTTCCATTTTTATGTATGTTTGGAGCATGTTCAACGTCAATGGAGACCGTTGCGTTAGGTTCTGCTTTGGTTGACGGAGGTTTTGCAAGTAATGTTATTGCTGCAACAAGTAGTCATAATGCAACCGCTGAAAGACAGTTTCGTTATCCAACTGAGTATGGAGGACAAAAACCAGATACAGCTACCTTTACAGTAACCGGATCAGGGGCTGTTTTAATAAGTAAAGAAGTTAGTAATATAAAAATTACTGCAGCAACGATAGGGAAGGTTGCTGATCTTGGAATTAAAGATCCTTTTGATATGGGCTCAGCAATGGCACCGGCGGCTGCAGATACAATTGCTCAGCATTTAAAAGATTTAAACCGTACACCTGATGATTATGATTTATTTCTTACAGGCGATTTATCTGGTGTAGGTAGTCCTATTGTTAAAGAGCTTCTAAAAGAAGAAGGATATGATGTTCATAATAAACACAATGATTGCGGATTAATGGTATACCGACCTGATCAGAAAGTATTTGCTGGTGGAAGTGGTTGTGGTTGCTCAGCTGTAGTCACATACAGTCACATCTTTGAAGAACTTAAAAAAGGAAATTTAAATCGTGTATTTGTTGTAGCAACTGGTGCATTATTAAGCCCAACGATGATTCAACAAAAAGAATCAATCCCAACCATAGCACATGGAGTTGTATTCGAAAGAGCCGATAAAGGAGTGAGCAACTAA
- the spoIIAA gene encoding anti-sigma F factor antagonist, protein MSLAIELDVKEAVLCIRLSGELDHHAAEELRTKVTETLAANQIQHIVLNLENLSFMDSSGLGVILGRYKQIKASGGEMVVCAISPAVKRLFDMSGLFKIIRLEEDEHKALQTLGVAS, encoded by the coding sequence TTGAGTCTAGCGATTGAACTTGATGTAAAAGAAGCAGTACTTTGTATACGACTCTCAGGTGAGCTTGATCATCATGCGGCAGAAGAATTACGTACGAAGGTGACGGAAACTCTTGCAGCAAATCAGATCCAGCATATTGTATTAAATTTAGAGAATTTATCATTTATGGATAGCTCAGGTTTGGGCGTAATTCTTGGTAGATACAAACAAATTAAGGCTTCAGGTGGAGAGATGGTTGTTTGTGCAATTTCACCTGCAGTCAAACGATTATTTGATATGTCTGGTTTATTTAAGATTATTCGATTAGAAGAAGACGAGCATAAAGCGTTACAAACGTTGGGGGTGGCATCATGA
- a CDS encoding stage V sporulation protein AE: MTNKRRVILVTDGDEYAARTIEYVASEIGGRTISQTQGNPTTLSGSQIVQFILQANNDPVFVMFDDCGLLGEGAGEVALKYVAEHPNIEVLGIIAVASKTHQTEWTRVDVSIDRFGELTEYGVDKSGLKDLELGRISGDTVYCLDQLNVPIIVGIGDIGKMARKDSVKNGCPITLKAVEIILERSGYRGNGH, translated from the coding sequence TTGACAAATAAACGAAGGGTCATTCTTGTTACAGATGGAGATGAGTATGCTGCACGAACAATTGAATATGTAGCATCTGAAATAGGTGGAAGAACAATTTCGCAAACACAGGGTAATCCAACGACCTTAAGTGGGTCACAAATTGTTCAGTTTATTCTCCAAGCTAATAATGACCCTGTTTTTGTCATGTTTGATGACTGTGGTTTATTAGGAGAAGGAGCTGGAGAGGTAGCTTTAAAATATGTAGCTGAACATCCTAACATAGAAGTGCTTGGTATTATTGCTGTTGCATCAAAAACACACCAGACGGAATGGACAAGGGTTGACGTAAGTATTGACCGTTTTGGTGAATTAACAGAGTATGGTGTTGACAAAAGTGGACTAAAAGATCTTGAACTTGGAAGAATAAGCGGGGACACCGTGTATTGTTTAGATCAGTTAAATGTTCCAATTATTGTTGGGATTGGCGACATAGGAAAAATGGCACGGAAGGATAGTGTGAAAAACGGATGCCCAATAACTTTAAAGGCAGTGGAAATAATATTAGAAAGGAGCGGATATCGTGGCAACGGACACTAA
- a CDS encoding D-alanyl-D-alanine carboxypeptidase family protein, whose amino-acid sequence MKRIISCLTLITMLLSVTPMALANESTTAELADKAKSAVLIERDTGTILYDKNSDEKLPPASMTKIMTMLLIMESLDKDQITWDEKVRTSEYAASMGGSQIFLEPGEEMTVEQMLKGIAIGSGNDASVAMAEKIAGSVDEFVNMMNKKVEELGLKNTHFKNPTGLPEADHYSSAHDMALMAKELLKYEEITNFTGKYEDYLREGTDKKFWLVNTNRLVKFYPGVDGVKTGFTNEAKYCLTATAKKDNMRVIAVVFGADTPKDRNAQVMKMLDYAFSQYQTHPLFEKDHVLTKTKVSKGSEKEVNVMTSEPISVLTKKGEKVDDVEQEIVMKKDIKAPVKKGDELGALQLLKDGKVIAESELIAEKDIDEAGWWTLFKRVMGNFTKSS is encoded by the coding sequence ATGAAACGGATAATTTCGTGTTTGACACTTATAACAATGCTTCTTTCTGTAACACCAATGGCACTTGCCAATGAATCTACGACTGCTGAATTAGCAGATAAAGCAAAATCAGCTGTTTTAATCGAACGAGATACAGGAACAATCCTTTACGATAAAAACAGTGATGAAAAATTGCCCCCTGCAAGTATGACTAAGATTATGACCATGCTTCTAATTATGGAGTCACTGGATAAGGATCAAATCACCTGGGATGAAAAAGTTCGCACAAGTGAATATGCTGCTTCAATGGGGGGTTCGCAAATTTTCCTTGAGCCAGGAGAGGAAATGACTGTTGAACAAATGTTAAAAGGAATTGCTATTGGATCTGGTAATGATGCATCAGTTGCGATGGCTGAGAAAATCGCAGGTTCAGTAGATGAATTTGTTAATATGATGAACAAAAAGGTTGAAGAGCTAGGACTGAAAAATACACACTTCAAAAATCCAACAGGTTTACCAGAAGCAGATCATTATAGTTCTGCTCATGATATGGCCTTAATGGCAAAGGAACTATTAAAATACGAAGAGATTACAAATTTCACAGGTAAGTATGAGGATTATTTACGTGAAGGAACTGATAAAAAGTTTTGGCTTGTTAATACCAATCGACTTGTTAAGTTTTATCCGGGAGTCGATGGGGTAAAAACTGGATTTACAAATGAAGCGAAATATTGCTTAACAGCAACAGCTAAAAAAGATAATATGCGTGTCATTGCGGTGGTATTTGGAGCAGATACACCGAAAGATCGAAATGCACAAGTTATGAAGATGTTAGATTATGCATTTAGTCAGTATCAAACACATCCTTTGTTTGAGAAGGATCATGTACTAACAAAAACGAAAGTCAGTAAAGGTAGCGAAAAAGAAGTAAATGTCATGACATCAGAACCTATTTCAGTTCTAACCAAAAAGGGTGAAAAGGTAGATGATGTAGAACAAGAAATAGTGATGAAAAAAGACATTAAAGCTCCGGTAAAAAAAGGCGACGAGCTTGGGGCTCTTCAGCTATTGAAAGATGGTAAAGTTATAGCTGAAAGTGAACTAATAGCGGAGAAAGATATTGATGAGGCCGGCTGGTGGACATTATTTAAGCGAGTAATGGGTAATTTTACAAAGTCTAGCTAA
- the sigF gene encoding RNA polymerase sporulation sigma factor SigF: protein MDVEVKNDQSNTQLKDHEVKELIRRSQEGDQEARDLIIQKNMRLVWSVVQRFLNRGYEPDDLFQIGSIGLLKSVDKFDLSYDVRFSTYAVPMIIGEIQRFIRDDGTVKVSRSLKELGNKIRRARDELSKTLGKVPTVAEIANHLDISPEEVVLAQEAVRAPSSIHETVYENDGDPITLLDQIADNTETKWFDKLVLKDAIRDLDERERLIVFLRYYKDQTQSEVADRLGISQVQVSRLEKKILQQMKDKMNQV, encoded by the coding sequence ATGGATGTGGAGGTCAAGAACGATCAATCAAATACACAGTTAAAAGACCATGAAGTGAAGGAATTAATTCGTCGTAGTCAAGAAGGGGATCAAGAGGCACGTGATTTAATTATTCAAAAAAACATGCGTCTAGTTTGGTCTGTAGTTCAACGATTTTTGAATCGTGGGTATGAACCTGATGACTTGTTCCAAATTGGAAGTATTGGTTTATTAAAATCTGTTGATAAATTTGATTTATCATATGATGTAAGATTTTCTACCTATGCTGTGCCAATGATTATTGGGGAAATTCAACGATTTATCCGCGATGATGGAACGGTTAAAGTAAGCCGTTCATTAAAGGAATTAGGAAATAAAATACGACGAGCAAGAGATGAATTGTCAAAAACGTTAGGGAAGGTACCGACAGTTGCAGAAATTGCAAACCACTTGGATATATCACCTGAGGAAGTTGTACTAGCTCAGGAAGCGGTAAGGGCACCTTCTTCCATACATGAAACAGTTTACGAAAATGACGGAGATCCTATTACTTTGTTAGATCAGATTGCTGATAATACAGAAACAAAATGGTTTGATAAATTGGTTTTAAAGGATGCAATACGAGACTTAGATGAACGAGAGAGGCTTATCGTCTTTTTACGTTATTATAAGGATCAAACCCAATCCGAGGTGGCTGATCGACTAGGGATTTCCCAAGTTCAAGTATCAAGGTTGGAAAAGAAGATATTGCAGCAAATGAAAGATAAAATGAATCAAGTTTAA